GGAGGAACACATATGTCACCCATTTTAGCTGAATTTTTAGGCACAGCCCTACTTGTCGCACTTGGAAATGGTGTTGGTGCAGGCGTAAGTTTAACGAAATCGTTTGCGAAGGATGCAGGTTGGATTGTCATTACGTTTGCCTGGGGCTTTGCCGTAGCGATTGCAGCATATGCCGTTGGTCAGTTCAGTGGCGCTCATCTTAACCCAGCAGTGACGCTTGGTTTAGCCTTTGATGGTTCATTTGCATGGGCGGATGTACCAGGCTATATCGTCGCTCAAATCGCTGGTGGGATACTTGGTGCGAGTCTCGTTTTCGTGCATTACTTACCACACTGGGCAGAGACGAAGGATCCAGCAACGAAGCTTGGTGTTTTTGCGACGTCACCAGCAATTCCACATACATTTGCTAATCTAATGAGTGAAATGATTGCGACGTTCTTACTCGTCATTGGGTTGTTATCAATCGGAGCGAATAAATTCTCAGATGGTCTGAATCCTTTGATTGTCGGATTCTTGATCGTCAGTCTCGGTATGTCATTCGGAGGAACAACAGGATATGCGATGAATCCGGCGCGGGACCTTGGTCCACGTATCGCCCATTTCATCTTGCCGATTCATGGGAAAGGATCTTCAAATTGGGCTTACTCTTGGATTCCGGTTCTCGGACCAGTTCTTGGTGGAAGTCTTGGCGGATTGTTTTATCGTTCAGTCTTCACAGGAAAAGACACACCAGCTTTTTGGATTGTAGGACTTGTGACAATCATCATATTAGGCTTATGCTATAGATTCGGTGTTCGTCCGAACAAAACAACGTCAGTGGAGTCAAAGTCAGCTTAACTTATTTAGATACAAAAGGATGGGGAAGAGATGGAGAACTACATTTTGTCATTGGATCAAGGTACGACGAGTACACGTGCGATCCTGTTTAACCGTGCCGGTGAGATCGTACATTCAGCGCAACAGGAATTCACGCAGTATTTTCCGAAACCAGGTTGGGTCGAACACAACGCAAACGAGATTTGGGGAAGTGTCCTTGCTGTCGTGGCGACTTGTCTGACGGAGGCGAACGTAAAGCCATCGCAGATTGCTGGTATTGGGATCACGAACCAACGTGAAACAGCTGTCGTCTGGGAAAAAGAAACAGGGAAACCGATTCACAACGCAGTCGTGTGGCAATCGAGACAAACGGCAGAAATTTGTGAAGCCCTTCGAGCAGCCGGTCATGCCGAGCTCTTCCGTGAGAAGACAGGTCTATTGATTGACGCTTATTTCTCTGGTACGAAAGTCAAATGGATTTTAGATCATGTCGAAGGAGCACGGGAACGTGCTGAACGTGGTGAACTCTTGTTCGGTACGATTGATACGTGGCTCATCTGGAAATTATCCGGCGGAAAAGCACATGTGACCGACTATTCGAATGCAAGTCGTACGTTAATGTATAACATCCACGAATTAAAATGGGATGATGAATTACTTGAAATCTTAGACGTCCCTAAAGCGATGCTTCCAGAGGTTCGTCCTTCTTCAGAAATCTATGCTGAAACAGCAGGATACCACTTCTTTGGTGAGGCGGTTCCGATTGCAGGAGCAGCGGGCGATCAGCAAGCAGCATTATTTGGTCAGGCGTGTTTCGATACAGGAATGGCGAAGAACACGTACGGGACAGGTTGCTTCATGTTGATGAATACAGGTGAAGAAGCCGTGAAATCAGACCATGGATTGCTCACGACGATTGCGTGGGGTGTCGATGGAAAAGTCGAATATGCTTTAGAAGGAAGTATCTTCGTCGCAGGTTCTGCGATTCAATGGTTACGTGACGGATTACGTCTCATTGATGATGCTAAAGAATCAGAAGGGTATGCGACACGTGTCACGTCTTCAGACGGCGTCTATGTCGTGCCGGCATTCGTTGGTCTTGGGACACCTTACTGGGATTCTGACGTCCGTGGAGCGGTCTTTGGTTTAACGCGTGGAACGGAAAAAGAACACTTCATCCGTGCAACACTTGAATCACTAGCTTATCAAACGCGTGATGTCCTATCTGCAATGGAGCAGGATTCAGGAATCGAGATGAAGACACTTCGTGTTGACGGTGGAGCGGTTAAGAATAACTTCTTGATGCAGTTCCAAGGTGACATCATTCAAGCACCAGTCGAACGTCCGGAAATCAATGAGACGACAGCGTTAGGTGCAGCATATCTAGCAGGACTAGCTGTCGGGTTCTTTGAGAACCGCGAACAGATTGCGACGCAATGGAAAAAAGAACGTCGTTTTGAGCCAAACATGGCAAAAGAAGAGACGGATGCCCTTTACGGTGGATGGCAAAAAGCTGTTCAAGCTACGATGTTGTTCAAATGATGTGATCTATGTTATAGTAAGGTCAAGTTAATAAATCGGTCGGAGAATATGGAGAGACCACAGCAGCAGTTGACATAGTCAGCGTGTTTGTTGTGGTCTCTTTTTTTTCGAACCTAAACAGGAGGAACTATTCATGGCTAACCAACCATTTTCAAGCAAAAACCGCGCAGATGTCTACAATCGATTAACACGTGAAGAACTCGATCTACTCGTCGTAGGTGGCGGGATCACAGGTGCGGGGATCGCCCTCGATGCAGCGTCACGCGGTATGAAGATTGGCCTCGTCGAAATGCAGGATTTCGCGTCCGGTACGTCTAGTCGTTCAACGAAATTAGTCCATGGTGGTCTACGTTATTTAAAACAATTCGAAATTCAAATGGTCGCTGAAGTTGGTAAAGAACGTGCGATCGTTTACGAAAACGGACCACACGTCACGACACCAGAGTGGATGTTGCTTCCGATGCATAAAGGCGGTACGTTCGGACCGTTCAGTACATCAATCGGTCTTCGTGTCTATGACTTCTTAGCAGGTGTTAAACGTTCTGAATGGCGTTCGATGTTATCTGCGAAAGAAACATTAGCAAAAGAACCACTCGTCAAACAACAAGGTCTTAAAGGTGGCGGCTACTACGTCGAGTACCGTACAGATGACGCTCGTCTTACGATTGAAGTCATGAAAGAAGCGGTCGAACACGGCGCACGCGTCGTCAACTATACAAAAGCAGAAGAACTCATTTACGATGCTGGAAAAGTCGTCGGGATGCGTGTGACAGATCTCTTGACTGGTGATGTACATGAGATCCGTGCGAAAAAAGTCGTCAACGCAACAGGTCCATGGGTCGATGAATTACGCGAAAAAGATGGCTCGAAAGTCGGAAAACAACTTCGCCTGACAAAAGGTGTCCACGTTGTTATCGACCAATCGAAATTCCCGCTCAAACAAGCAGTCTACTTTGATACACCGGACGGTCGGATGATCTTTGCGATTCCACGTGATGGAAAAGCATACGTCGGTACAACAGATACGTTCTTCGATAAAGATACAGCACATCCGAAGTTCACAGTCGAAGACCAAGACTATGTCTTAGATGCGATTCACTATATGTTCCCAGACGTCAAAGTAACAGCGGAAGACGTGGAATCAAGCTGGGCTGGTGTACGTCCGTTGATCTATGAACAAGGAAAAGATCCTTCTGAAATTTCGCGTAAAGATGAAGTATGGCAATCTGAGTCAGGTCTCATCACGATCGCTGGTGGGAAATTGACTGGATACCGTAAAATGGGCGAGCACGTCGTTGATCTCGTCGCTAAACTCTTGAAAAAAGAAGAGAACGTTGCGTATGCACGTTGCTCGACGAAAAATATGCCAATGTCTGGTGGACATGTCGGTGGAGCAAAAGGATTTGCTGAATTCCTAAAAGCTCAAACAGCTACGAATGGTCTCTCAACTGAGGAAGTTCAATTCCTAGCGAAACGCTACGGTTCGAACCTTCCGAAAGTACTCGAATATGCAGCAGCATATGATGCAGCTACGACAGCTCTTCCACGTTCGGTCTACGCACAATTACACTACGGTATCGAACAGGAAATGGTCGCTCGTCCGATCGACTTCTTCATTCGTCGTACAGGTGCCGTCTTCTTTGATATCGCATGGGCTCGTGCTCATAAAGACGCGGTCATTGAAGAGATGAAATCTGTTCTGAACTGGACAGCAGATCAAACAGCTGCTTACACGAAAGAACTCGATATCGAAATCGAAGATGCAGCACATGCAATCGTGACAGAATAAAACGATAAGTAGTTAAAGAGCCAAGATCAAAACGATCTTGGCTCTTTTTGTACGGATTAAGAGTGCTTTGGGCGGAAAGATTGCAACTCTGCCTAGAGGCGACTATGCTTAATGTATGATACTGCACAAAAAGGAGAGAACACAGATGAAAGTAGAAGTATGGTCGGATTACGCGTGTCCGTTTTGTTATATTGGAAAGCGTCGTTTAGAACAAGCGATTGCGAATGAAAACTTAGATGTCGAGGTCGAATTTAAAAGTTTTGAACTTGATCCAAATGCACCGGCAGTGCCGACGCAAGGGTTATACGAAATTCTAGCTTCAAAATATGGAACGACTCTCGAACAAGCACGGAATATGTCGCAAGGTGTCGTTGATACGGCACGCGAAGAAGGATTGCACTACGAGATGGATCGTGTCATTCCAGCCAATACATTTGAGGCTCATCGCCTGACTCAATTCGCTAAGAAACATGGTAAAATGAATGAAGTATCAGAAGCACTGTTCACTGCTTATTTCATGAATGGAGAAGATTTGAATGACCCATCCATTCTGACACGGATCGCAGTAGAGGCAGGACTCGCTGAAGCAGACG
This window of the Exiguobacterium acetylicum genome carries:
- the glpK gene encoding glycerol kinase GlpK; protein product: MENYILSLDQGTTSTRAILFNRAGEIVHSAQQEFTQYFPKPGWVEHNANEIWGSVLAVVATCLTEANVKPSQIAGIGITNQRETAVVWEKETGKPIHNAVVWQSRQTAEICEALRAAGHAELFREKTGLLIDAYFSGTKVKWILDHVEGARERAERGELLFGTIDTWLIWKLSGGKAHVTDYSNASRTLMYNIHELKWDDELLEILDVPKAMLPEVRPSSEIYAETAGYHFFGEAVPIAGAAGDQQAALFGQACFDTGMAKNTYGTGCFMLMNTGEEAVKSDHGLLTTIAWGVDGKVEYALEGSIFVAGSAIQWLRDGLRLIDDAKESEGYATRVTSSDGVYVVPAFVGLGTPYWDSDVRGAVFGLTRGTEKEHFIRATLESLAYQTRDVLSAMEQDSGIEMKTLRVDGGAVKNNFLMQFQGDIIQAPVERPEINETTALGAAYLAGLAVGFFENREQIATQWKKERRFEPNMAKEETDALYGGWQKAVQATMLFK
- a CDS encoding DsbA family oxidoreductase, whose product is MKVEVWSDYACPFCYIGKRRLEQAIANENLDVEVEFKSFELDPNAPAVPTQGLYEILASKYGTTLEQARNMSQGVVDTAREEGLHYEMDRVIPANTFEAHRLTQFAKKHGKMNEVSEALFTAYFMNGEDLNDPSILTRIAVEAGLAEADVKAFLASEELAADVREEEAMAQQLGVRGVPFFVFDRKYAISGAQPVEAFEQVFAKMRQEQTLEVIAEGDACGVDGCN
- a CDS encoding glycerol-3-phosphate dehydrogenase/oxidase, which encodes MANQPFSSKNRADVYNRLTREELDLLVVGGGITGAGIALDAASRGMKIGLVEMQDFASGTSSRSTKLVHGGLRYLKQFEIQMVAEVGKERAIVYENGPHVTTPEWMLLPMHKGGTFGPFSTSIGLRVYDFLAGVKRSEWRSMLSAKETLAKEPLVKQQGLKGGGYYVEYRTDDARLTIEVMKEAVEHGARVVNYTKAEELIYDAGKVVGMRVTDLLTGDVHEIRAKKVVNATGPWVDELREKDGSKVGKQLRLTKGVHVVIDQSKFPLKQAVYFDTPDGRMIFAIPRDGKAYVGTTDTFFDKDTAHPKFTVEDQDYVLDAIHYMFPDVKVTAEDVESSWAGVRPLIYEQGKDPSEISRKDEVWQSESGLITIAGGKLTGYRKMGEHVVDLVAKLLKKEENVAYARCSTKNMPMSGGHVGGAKGFAEFLKAQTATNGLSTEEVQFLAKRYGSNLPKVLEYAAAYDAATTALPRSVYAQLHYGIEQEMVARPIDFFIRRTGAVFFDIAWARAHKDAVIEEMKSVLNWTADQTAAYTKELDIEIEDAAHAIVTE
- a CDS encoding MIP/aquaporin family protein — protein: MSPILAEFLGTALLVALGNGVGAGVSLTKSFAKDAGWIVITFAWGFAVAIAAYAVGQFSGAHLNPAVTLGLAFDGSFAWADVPGYIVAQIAGGILGASLVFVHYLPHWAETKDPATKLGVFATSPAIPHTFANLMSEMIATFLLVIGLLSIGANKFSDGLNPLIVGFLIVSLGMSFGGTTGYAMNPARDLGPRIAHFILPIHGKGSSNWAYSWIPVLGPVLGGSLGGLFYRSVFTGKDTPAFWIVGLVTIIILGLCYRFGVRPNKTTSVESKSA